DNA from Musa acuminata AAA Group cultivar baxijiao chromosome BXJ1-5, Cavendish_Baxijiao_AAA, whole genome shotgun sequence:
ccccccctcttttttttttgccctttCACTCCCCGTCTTGTCGATTTCTTATGGCAAATCCTTCACGATAGTGTTTTGAATGCTGGTTGGCATTGTGAAGGGAGTAGAATTCATGAAAATTACGATCTTTGAACTAAGATGAAGTCATTATTTTGGACAGTCTGCTAACTCGAGGACTCCTGGGAAAGAAGAACATAGTGCGGTCACCAAGCGAGAGGCAGATGTTGGAAAGTTACATATATTTTCTTGGATGGATTGCCTGGACCTTCGAGTCCTTGCTGTACTTGCAAACTCGACTCTTTCTAGCTCAAGGTTCTTCTTCCAGCTttggtttttttttctcctcaattttccatttgatttttTGATAGCCACGCTTGATCCTAGTTGCGTTAGAGTTAATTATATTGACTAATTAATCAAGTTgattgatctaaacaattatgtCTAATGTGATGCATATTCGGATAAAGCAGGATATCAGTTCTATAATCGTCATTGAGAAAATTCAGGAAATTTGTTTCTGGTGTATTTTTTTGATCGAATAAGAAGCTCATTTGATactgtgattgctcatatgatattCCTTTGCTTTTTGTTTGGGCTCCTTGGATTGCTCATTCACATCTGTATGTATAGGTTCATAATCTTTGGCTAACTACGTAGAACTGATCGGCATTGCTTTCATCATCTTCATGATATTTCAATTTCACTTTGCAAAACCTTCTGAAAATATATCTTTTATTCACTGGTTTTGTTCCAGACAtccagagaatatctttttccatTTCTTTGTATCCGAAACCGAGGATGAGAAGCTATCATATTATAAGCTGAAAGTTTTCTTGCCTCGTTCCAACCTCGAAATCATTGGGTAAGTGTCAAATATTCAACAGCATAATTTTGCAAATGTCTTGATATGTTGCTCATGCTTAATTTTGTGTAGGCTAAAGGAAGTAAAGGAGAAACTAATATCTCCTACATCAGAGGGGGAATTCATTGAGTCTGTACTTCATGAAATTGTACCTTTTGCCATCCCAAGTATCAATTCCCGGATGAACAAGTTTCTATATGTTTCACCAAATACCATTGTAAAGGTACCTCTTTCATGGCTTATCTTCTGATTTTTATGAGAAGTGTCATAGATTTCTTAGTCACAAATAAGGGTGAAAGTTGGTCAACTAAAATTCATATAGTTCCATAAATATATGTCCGTAACATATTAGTGTTTGTATTCAACTTTTGCCATCTGAACACCATCAGATACAAATAAAGATATGGGCAAATATCTATCCATATCTGAATGTCTGAATATTTCAGAAGTGTTAATACAATGAAAGATGTAATTTgattaatctttttgcttatggtAACTTTTATTTTGTTTCTGGTTCTCCCTTTTTGTTCTATGTTTGCTTTGAAGTTCTCTTATTGAATTTAATAATTCGACAGTAACATACTCAGTTCATGTAATATACACATCAGTGTATATGCCTTTAATCTGATTCAGATTTGGatctataatatatctaaatttgTATCCATTTCATCTTGACAGTACTGTTTCAAAATttgtcatccatttaatatccataTCAGTGTTCGTTTATGGTCATCAAAAGAGGATTTAAATGTAGTTTTCCCATTAACTGGTCCATATCTGCTCCATTGTTGCTCCTAGTCACAGGCCATCCAGGATGTGGCTCAATGGTTGGTTACATTCTTCAACTAAAACAAGATTTTAGGTGTGAACCTCTTAGGATTTGATTTGGACAAATTTTATGCTCCCTAAAGAACACTGTAGGCATCAACATTCTCCATCTCCtgccaaaaagaaaaaaggatttcttgttaaggacctaAATAGGGACATCATAGAGAATAGAGGAGAAAGAAGGGAACAAAAAAAGACAATCACACAACAATGCACAAAATTTATGTGAATAAACCTATGCCTATGTAAGATGGATAATACTGAGACAACCACTCTCATCCAGATATAAGATGGATAATACTGATAGTTACTCTGGTCGTAAGGGATTATACATATGGCTCTATGCTAGTTGGCTCAATAATTTGTTTCCTCCAATACCTTTGAGGAGCTTAGCCAACTGAGAGGTATATCTTCAGTCTTTTGGGCCGAGGAAGCACACTATGCGTCAACCTGATATTTGATGATCTCTTCTGTTCTGATCAATCACATATCAGTATATATAGCCACAAAACTGCACCATGTTAAATTTGGTGCCAAGCGCTGCTTGCGTGTAATTCTGATTTCCCTTATATTTATCATATCCACTTAGTATAAGGGCCAAAACATGTTATTACTCCCACTTCACCAATTGTTCACgtaaatatttgatgtcttatcACATTGAAATTCTGTAATTTGTTAGTAATCCATATGTTATTAATTGGAAAGAACAATTACATTTATGTCAAGTTGTTGCTTTAATTCTTCGAGGAACATATAGGAAGTTCATTGTCTGTGCCTTTGTGACTGATGTTCTGGATGTGATTTTCCAGATTTCTGTTAATGTTCCATGGTCACTGACTCATGATTGATGGGGCAGAAAATCATGTAGTTCTTACTTAGCAGGTTATATAACATTTTCCTCTGTGGGTTTGTCACTTTACATATGACCATTTATCAAACTGATACAAGTCACAGTTTGGGATCTGTGTTGACAAAGTAGAAGGCAGAAGAAAAATGAAGGGGCAAGTAAATGGAAAGGGAGCTTCTCAACTGCTGATGGCGATTGGAGTCTGTTGTAGTAGTGGAACTGTTTTGATACTTCAGAACACAGGCAAATTTTTTAGAACAGTTGACTTAGAATTATTTTATGTAATCTCTTATAGTCCCCACGAAAATTTCGGCTATAAGACATAGGATATGGTCCATGGTGATGTTTGATTGTCTTGTGAACAGCTTTAATGAACATTTGATCTCCGACCTGTATTTTACACTATAGGGCCAACTAAGGCTTTATTCAGAAAATGATCCATTTACTCTAAATGAATTCCACAAAGTGTAACTTACCTCCAATTCATCGAGGTAATCATTATTATGGAGTTCATACTAAATTGCATAATCATGAGATCGGATACAAAAGGTAGTACCTGTGTTTTCTCACATAATGTTTTAGAATCAGAAGATTTCATAGGATATTGCAGTTGGTACAGACAGAAAACATTTTTGTAGATATATTAAGTAATCTACTATTTTGTGTCGATAAAATTGGAGTATCAGAATGACATTGGactgttttctttttttatttttttctctctaaGCAATTGCTGCCCTTTTTTTCTACAGGGAAATGTTGAGGAGCTCTTTGATGTTGACTTGGGGTCTTATACTATTGCAGCTGCTGAAGACTGCAACAGAAGATTGGGCGACTATGTAAATTTTGAAGTTTTAAATGCAATCCAAAGAACAGAAGCAAAGACTTGGGTGTCTGATAAACCTTATGACAAAGATGCTTGCTTACCTGACTTCAATGTGCTTTTATTTGATGCGAGAAAGCTCGATAATAATCTAGTAGATGTCATTGCATGGTGGAACAAAATTCTGAATCTTGGAACACAAAGGTTTCCCATTTCTTCCTATACTTTCTGCGTACCTGCATGATACATTATTACAAATATTTCTGCATGATTTCCTTCACTTAGCTGTGGTACCTTTTTCACTCAACGGCATGGCTATCTTTGCAGGCCAAATCAGGTTAATCCAGCGATTGCATTGGCCTTCTACGGAAGGTATCTCAAACTTCCTGCCTTCTGGAAGCACCATCGATCAACACCTCTTGTCAGAGAGAATGAAACCAACGTTCTTCCTTTTGATGGTCCAAAGAGGATCTGCTCCAATGACAAGGATCAGCAGCAAAATTTCGATCATGGCAGTCTTTGGAAGACATATCTTACTCCAAAATTTGATGCCGTCTTGAGCCATACGAACTAAAGCTTTGTCCAACCTGATGGTTCTGTCCAACCGGAAATCAATATCTGACAAGTATTTCTAGGTATGTCTATTTTTCATGCCATAAAAGATTGATGGCATGTACGCAAAGAACAAAGGAAACACACGTGGCCCGACTATTTTCTATGAGATGTAACTTACTATACTGGCCATTGACAAGGAACTTTCAAATCATTTAACAAACACTAGAAAAttatgagaagttatgatgacaatgtTTACACGTAAAAAGCTTGCAGTGTTCCTGTCAAAATTTTCATTCATCTTTTTCATCGTGTTTGAGAAGAGATACAAATGATTGATAGTTATGCACCAATTCTCCACAAGTTGAGCTTGGTTGATATTGTGTGGCCAGCTAACAACATTGGAACTTGATTGATAGCTACTCAATAATAGTGTTTTGAGTAAGCTTTGCTCTGGCAGAGGATTTTAATTTTTCCCGACATTTGTGTGGTATTAACTGTATCTTCCTCCACATTTCATGCATATATAATTTGCACAGAagactttctttgtttttttgttcATTTGGCTCTACCATTTGAGTGGCAAACAGAGGTTGTGATTGAACTCCCTACCCAACTTTCTTTCTTGTCACTGACCTGTGAAGATGGCCCCATGTTGATAAGGATCTCATGATCTCAGTCGGGCCTCTCATGCCAACTAAGACCATATTGCCTTGATGCGTGATTGATTTCCAACCAATCAAGCTACTTTTGTAAAGGAGATTCTCCAAAATCGAAATAGCTCAGGTGGAATCAAAGGAAGACTGATATGTTGAGATGGAGTAGCAAGATAAGGCACAATGACGCTTGATAGATAGAGAACACCAACATACGGGTCATCAGTGATTATAAAGAACTGAGGAAGAGAGTAAACAGTTGGGGATGAGAAGGCAGGATGTGGATTGACTGATCTGCGTGAGACTACCATTGAAGAATCAGAAGACAAGAGAAGATGAAGACGATAAGACTGATGTGTGTGGAAGTGTTGGTTGATAGGCTTTGGGTGGAGCAAAAGAAATCCCACATGGCTTGATTGGTTCATTTTGTTGCATATGAATAGCAGACAACAAAGTCGAGGATCAAAACATCGAACTGAACTGTATCTCTTTGCTACCGATCtctttctatctctctctctGAAGATTGAAGATATTTGTTATGCATGTGAGTGCAAGAGCTTTTCTTTTTCGCGAGGACGACTGGAGGCTTGTGAGCTTTGTAGCACAAGCAGAGGAGGGTTTGCGCCCACAATTTGTTTGCAGGAGAGGTACCAATCTGCGAGCTCGGGACCCCAAGAAAGAAGGTGAGAGACGACAAAGCGACATGGAGGAAGGTAGGTCCAACAGCGTTACCATCTCTTCACCATGTGCACGTTGACTGTGTAAACCATAGGCCACATCTTGTCTTCACATACCAACACCATCtcatccctctccctctccctcaccCACCTTTGCTCTCTTGTCTTCTTCTACAAGGTTATGTTTAAGGCAAGGAAGGATTCCAACATGGGCGCTAAAGGTAAGTTGAGGTTGGAATCTGCGGAAGGATGAAAGAGGCAGGGAGACAGCACGGCACAGCTTCGCCCTGCGCGGCGTGCAAGCTCTTGAGGCGGCGCTGCGCATGGGATTGCGTCTTTGCCCCGCACTTCCCGGCCGACGAGCCGCAGAAGTTCGCCAATGTGCACAGGGTGTTCGGAGCTAGCAATGTCAGCAAGCTCTTGCAGGTCCccttctctctgtctctctcacgCACACCACCCCTAAATTCCAACGAGTCTGGACTTCGGAACTCACCATGTGGAGCTTCTTGTCGTGCGAGCACAGGAGATTGCAGTGCAGCACCGAGGAGATGCCGTGAGCAGCCTGGTGTACGAGGCCAACGCCCGGGTTCGAGATCCAGTGTACGGGTGCGTGGGCGTCATCTCCTCCCTCCATTGCCAAGTCCAGGCTCTCGAGGCGCAACTCGCCATGGCTCGAGCCCAGATGGTCCGCTTGCGCATGCTCGCCCACCTCGATCTCGGCCGGAGCCCCACGGGCACAGGGAGCACCACCACAGGCTCCTCATCCATGTGCCCCTCGCCCATCTATACCCCCGGACAGGGTGATGCAGGACAAACACCGATGCTTTCCTTCTCATACGAAAGGTAGCAGAGCAAGAGATGGAGAAGCGATGCTTAAAGGCGGACACGGCTTTCGGTGGGCGTAGTAGTAGACGGCGACTGAGATAATTCGACCGTTGGAGCGTGTGCCGTGTCGTGCGCTATTTCGTGTAGTCCGAGACCGGATTTCCCCCAATTCGACCGTTGCAATCAGT
Protein-coding regions in this window:
- the LOC103983554 gene encoding probable galacturonosyltransferase-like 7 — protein: MAGSYDPSASSGSGLWRRQPSSSTPRPPPAEPLRADIDPPPRPRPALQSLAFGLIVLLGCLQFLPATHFRDPTDPHRNWIPLDPNRSQPISANSRTPGKEEHSAVTKREADVGKLHIFSWMDCLDLRVLAVLANSTLSSSRHPENIFFHFFVSETEDEKLSYYKLKVFLPRSNLEIIGLKEVKEKLISPTSEGEFIESVLHEIVPFAIPSINSRMNKFLYVSPNTIVKGNVEELFDVDLGSYTIAAAEDCNRRLGDYVNFEVLNAIQRTEAKTWVSDKPYDKDACLPDFNVLLFDARKLDNNLVDVIAWWNKILNLGTQRPNQVNPAIALAFYGRYLKLPAFWKHHRSTPLVRENETNVLPFDGPKRICSNDKDQQQNFDHGSLWKTYLTPKFDAVLSHTN
- the LOC135675036 gene encoding LOB domain-containing protein 4-like, which encodes MKEAGRQHGTASPCAACKLLRRRCAWDCVFAPHFPADEPQKFANVHRVFGASNVSKLLQEIAVQHRGDAVSSLVYEANARVRDPVYGCVGVISSLHCQVQALEAQLAMARAQMVRLRMLAHLDLGRSPTGTGSTTTGSSSMCPSPIYTPGQGDAGQTPMLSFSYER